The sequence ATGCCGTCATGAAAGTCGGTGAAGTGTTGGCGCATATTGGCCAAGAAGGAGAAGAAGTACCAGAAACGGCTGCAACTCCTTCCACTGCGCCACAATCATCCTCATCAGAAACAGACACGGCAAGCAAAACGCCTGCCAAACAAGGGCAAAAGAAAGGCGAAGAACGTATTTTTATTACGCCATTGGCACGGAAGCTTGCAAAAGAACATAACGTAAACATCGAAGAAGTTGAAGGTACAGGTGGCAACGGGCGCATTACAAAGCGTGATATATTGCGAGAAGCATCGAACCAAGTACCAACCCAAGCAGTCAAACAAGCAGCAAATGGAAACGCGCAAATGGCGCACTTAGACGACATAGGGGCAGGCCTGTCTCCGATCCGCAAAACGATAGCCCGTAATATGCGCGCCAGCTTGCACAATACTGCCCAGCTCACATTGCATCGTAAGGCCAATGCAAATGCACTGCTTGCCTTTCGTCGTTTATTGAAGACAGAATCAGAGTCTCACCAGTTACAGTTGAAATTGAGCGTCACGGTTCTTATTGCCCGGGCGACCATACTAGCTCTCCAGCAAGTTGGTGCCATGAACAGCCGCTATGAGAATGGACAGCTTAAAGAATTTGAAAATGTCCATTTAGGAATTGCAACGTCACTGGACGATGGACTTGTCGTCCCTGTCATCCGCGATGCCCACCATTTATCGATCGGCCAACTCGCCACGAAGATTGAGGAAATCGCCGCAAATGCTAGAAGCGGCCAAAGCAATCCAGATGAGTTGTCTGGCTCGACTTTTACGATCACGAATTTAGGCGCGAGCGGCATAGAATACTTTACGCCGATTTTAAATCCAGCAGAAACGGGCATTTTAGGCGTTGGCTCCTTGCAACAGGAACTCGCTCTTTCAGAAGACGGGCAAGTGGAGCCTGTTCAAAAAATACCATTCAGCTTGACGTTTGATCATCAAATTGTTGACGGTGTGTTAGCGGCACAATTTTTAGATGCTATTGTTAAATATGTCGAAAACCCACATTTGCTTATCCTTTAAGAATGAGTAAAAGGAGCTAGGGTAGAAAACGCCCTATGCTCCTGTTAAAGTCGACAAAAAAACAACCTGCTGTCACACAGCATCTCTATTGTTCGCTATACAACTGACAATAGAGATGCTTTTTTATTGCTTCATAATGAGCAATGTCCATGCTTGGAAATACCCCTCATCCGTGTAGGTGGCCTATTAAGCGCCAATTATCACGACCCATTAAGCATTGCACTCTCACAGCGTCAATGATGACAGGCTCAATATAGACATTGAAGTTCGATGATGAACCCGTTATAATGAAAAAGCCGTTGTTTTTTAGAACGTTTGGGCAATCTTTCCAGTTAACTGAAAAGGTTGCTTTCTTTTGCCTAGAGCTGTTCAAAAATGAAGGAGGTATTGGATGGTTCAGGACAGCTTTCAAACGCCGGATATAAGCCAATTCCATTTAAGAGTCCGTAAAGTATTCAATTGGCTTGGTGGGCATGAGTTTATGATTGAATTGTTAAACCGCGAAGAGTGCATTGGCTTTGGCGATACGATTGCCGAAGCAAAACAGAATTTAAACGAAAGCATAAAGCTATGCGTGCGCCAGCACGGAGTGGATTCGCTGCCAGAGCCGATTCAAGGTGCGCAAATCATTGTATTAGAAGCGCCGATGTCTGAGGAAGAATTCGCGACCATTAACCACGAGTTGATTATATTAGACCAATCCTAACAGGCATGTACAAAAAATGTACGTGCTTTTTGTCAAAGTTGAAAGGAGGTAGGTGAATGGAAAAAAAGCGAGTTGTCGTTACTGGTGGAGCTACCGGAATAGGGAAAGCGATTGCTCTCGCATTTGCACAAAAAGGGGCGCTCGTTTTTATCCTTGATAAGGAAGAGGCGCTTTTTCAAAAATGGAGTGAAAAAGCGGACAACATTGTGTTCATTCTAACGGATGTCAAAGAAGAGCGCGATATAAAGGCTGCTTTTGCCACCATTGCCTCCCAGTCTGGACCTGTGGACATATTAATCAACAACGCAGGAATTTCGTCATTTACGCCATTATTAGAATTGAGCGTGGAAGAATGGGACAATGTCTTGAATACGAACTTGCGCAGCGTTTTTCTTGCCTCAAAAGAAGCAGCTTTACATATGCAACCTACAGGGAAGCCTGCTAACATTATTAATATTTCCTCCACACGTGCTCGCATGTCAGAGCCGAATTCTGAAGCTTATGCAGCTTCTAAAGGAGGGGTCGAGGCGTTGACCCATGCAATGGCATTATCTCTTGCTGAAAAAAACATAGTCGTTAATGCCATCGCTCCTGGATGGATTCACACAACGAATGACGCCTTAAGGGAGATCGACCATGAGCAGCACCCTTCAAAAAGAGTGGGAATGCCTGAAGACATTGCGAACGCATGCCTATTTTTAGCGGATGAGCGCAATCGGTTTATAAATGGCGAAACGCTTGTTATCGACGGTGGTATGACGAGAAAAATGATGTATGAGCAGTAAAAGCAGAGCTGGCTTCATGGCCGCTCTGCTTTTATAAACGCTAAAAGACAATCGTTTTGTTGTTATAAACAATCAATTGGTCATTTAAATGCCAGTTTACAGCTCGGGCCAATGCAATCCGCTCGATTTGACGGCCGGCGATTCGTAAGTCAGCTGTTGTATGGCGGTGGTTCACTCGCAACACATCTTGTTCAATAATCGGGCCCTCATCCAAATCATCTGTAACGTAATGGGCGGTAGCGCCAATCAGTTTTACGCCTCGTTCAAATGCTTTAGCATAAGGGTTGGCGCCGATAAAAGCAGGCAAAAACGAATGATGGATGTTAATGATTTGTTGAGGGAACGTGCTGACAAATGTTGGCGATAAAATTTGCATGTAACGGGCAAGAACGATAAGTTCAATATTGTGTTCATGGAGAAGTTCAATCGCTTTGTCTTCTGCTTCACGGCGATTAGCCTTTGTAGACGGTATGTGGAAAAAGGGAATGCCGTAAGCTTCCACTTCTTCTTTATTGTCAGGGTGATTGCTAATGACAAGTGGGATTTCAGCATAAAGTTCGCCAGCTCGCCACTTCCATAACAGCTCTGACAAGCAATGATTTTCTTTTGAGACGAAAATCGCCATCCGCTTTTTTCGCGATGCTTGCTCCATCCGCCATTGGTAATGTTCGGCATCTGCAAGATCAGAAAAAGCTTGTTTGATTTCGGAAAACGCTGTTTTTTCTTCCTGCCATGCAAATTCAATTCTCATGAAAAACATGCCGCCCTCAGGGTCAGTCGAATATTGGTCAGATTGGACAATATTCGCCTCATGGTTGTATAGAAAAGACGATATGTTAGCGACCACGCCTGGACGGTCTTGGCAGGAAACGAGCAAACGCGCTCGTTGTTGTTCAATAGCCATTTTGTTGTTCCTCCATTTTTGAGCTTACACATCCCTTCATGTCTACTTTGTTTTTTTAAAAGCGCAAAGTAGAAGGAAGGGCTGACTTATTTATTGAATCAGAATCGCAAAGAATTTGTCAATCGCTTCAAGGAGCGCTTGCATCATTTGCTGGATGAAGAAGGGGCATGTCATTTGCTTGAAAACGTAGTTTCCAAGGAACTGGCCTGGTTTTACTGCTTAAAAGAATGTCATTGACGATTTATCTCCATCTTTGGTACCATTGATTCATCTATTGGTCAACGTGTCTATTAAGCCAGCCGCTGTCAACGAGTGAATTTGTCAAAATTGTAACGGCAGAGCCTGTCCATTGCGCTCTGCTTCTTTTAATGAATGCTTTCCCAGCACAACATGCGTTATACTAAAAAACGAGTATGCAGCAAGGAAGCGGAAGAAAAGAAAAGGAAATTGAGGGTGAACCGGGTGGAATTGTTTTTAGGAGAAGGATGGGATGTCATGCCCGCTGGTGGCGCAACAGGCGAAGCCTATGTAGCCAAACACGGTGACTACCAATTATTCATAAAACGAAATTCATCACCTTTTCTTGCGGTTCTTTCTGCCGAGGGGATTGTGCCAAAACTCCTCTGGACCAAAAGGTTGGAAAGCGGCGACGTGATTACTGCACAGCGGTGGATTCAAGGGCGGGAACTGAAGGCAAAGGAAATGATGAATGCCAGTACCGCAGCCATGCTTTCGAATATTCATCGTTCGAATGAATTGCTTGATTTGTTTAAGCGGATGGGCAATGAGCCGTTAGATCCACGGCATATGGTTGAAAACATGTATGTCCAAATCCAACTTTACAGAATTGAGGACGAGCTCGTCCTTGCTTGTATGGACTACTTAGAGCGAACAAAAGATCAACTTGGCGATGCGGAGTATGCTGTTTGCCATGGCGACATTAATCATAACAATTGGATGCGAGACGAACAGGACAACCTTTATCTAATTGATTGGGACGGTGCATCCGTCGCTGATCCCGCGCTTGATCTCGGCTTGATGCTGTACACGTACATTCCGGAGGAGCATTGGGCTACTTGGCTGGCTCATTATGGTGTTGAATTGGATCATTCCCTTAAAATGAGAATGCATTGGTATGTGGTCGCTCATACGATCTCAGAAATTTTATGGAACCATAGCAGGGGCCAATTCAGCCAAGTCGAGGAACTCAAAAAAGCGCTGATGTATGTCGCTTCCAAAAATGATCACTCAGACTGATCGAAAGTCTGATAGCTCATCTTCATAGATGAGCTATCTATTTGTTTGCCATCCCTCATTATGTAAGGGATGACATTGTGTTAAGCCATTGCTGGACGGCTTCACTATCCATTGTCTCTGTATGGGAAGCGCTTGAAATTTCGTCAATGGTGCTTGCCAGAGCTGGATCGAGAGCAGGATCTTGGGCAAGCGCCGTCAGAATTTGTTTCAACTGTTCAGATTCATTTGTCGTCAGGAACTTTTCGCTGACATGGTTTTGCAGCAAGTCTTGCAACAAACCTAATTTATGTTGAATGGAAATTGGCATGAGGGCACCTCCTGCCCTTAGTTTTTGCCCAATAGCGGTTTTTATACCATTTAACAGCCAATTGCAGTGATGAAAGAGAGAAAGAGGGATGAAGTTTGCGTTTACGTCATAAACCATGGGCTAGTGAAGAATTGGCAAAGCGGCCGAATTTGGTCATTCAACAGCCGGAGCAGCACAAAGGAAATTGGAACAACTGCTTTCGTACAGCCCAACCATTATATGTGGAAGTCGGAACAGGGAAAGGAAAGTTTTTGACGGGCATGGCGAAACAGTTTCCGTCCATCAATTTCATTGGCGTCGAACGCTATGAGAGCGTCTTGCTGACAGCTATGGAACGGGTGGAAGCGGAAAAATTGCCGAACGTCAAGTTGCTTCATAAAGACGTTGCTGAGTTGCTGGAAGTTTTTGCTGAAAACGAAGTGGATCGCTTTTTCATTAATTTTACCGATCCATGGCCTAAAAAGAAGCATGCCAAACGGCGCCTTACGAATGAAAGGTTTTTAACAATTTATAAGCAGTTGCTAAAACAAGACGGAGAAATCCACTTTAAAACGGATAACCAAGGGTTGTTTGAATACTCTTTGCACAGTATGTCGACTTTTGGGATGGCTTTTAAAAATGTTAGTTTAAACCTCCATCAAAGTGGGATGGAAGAGAATGTGATGACGGAATACGAAGAGAAGTTTTCGGCAAAAGGCATGCCGATTTACCGGCTTGAAGCAACATTCCGACCGTAAAAAAAGAAGCCCAATTAGGTTTTTGGGCTTCTTTTTAAATCTCTTGTAAATCAAGCAAAACACCTGTTTTGACGTCAGCCAAAAATTCGTACTGGACAGGCCCGTCTGTTGTTGAACTGGTTATGCCCCCACGGTATGCTTCATATGGCAGGCCAAAGCGAGTAATCGACTCAGGCTGCATATGGATCCAAGAACCGCTAATCATATATTCTTGCTGGACAGTCGTTTTTACACGTTTCAGCACGGCTTCAGGAGTAAGCTGTTCTTGTTTCCATGCTTTGCTTGCCAATACACCAATTAATACGCCGACTCCTAAGCCTAGTGACAATCGTTTCATCCTTAACACCCTTTCGTTGTACAAGACCTTTTATACCCAGTATAACGAACGAGCGTGAAATTGACTATCGGGAATGGCGGAAACTGGCACAACCCACCAAAATCAGCTACAATGAATGTGCTGTTTTTGTTGCTACCCATAACCGTTAAACGCAGCAGTACATAAGAGATCCCGCTACCGGGGTCTTGTATTTTATGCCTTTTTTAGCAGATGGAGGAGGTTTTTATGAACGAGAAAACAAAAGCGCTTTTTCAAACATTGACGGAGCTTCCGGGGCCGTCTGGGTTTGAACATGAAGTACGCCGCTTTCTAAAAAGCGAATTGCAAAAACATACAGATGAAATTGTCCAAGACAAACTAGGCAGTGTTTTTGGCGTGTTGCGAGGTGATGCGTCAGGGCCTAAGGTGATGGTGTGTGGACATATGGACGAAGTCGGCTTTATGGTGACATCGATTACCGACAATGGCTTAATCAAATTCCAAACACTTGGCGGCTGGTGGTCGCAAGTCCTGCTAGCGCAACGCGTAAAAATTGTAACAGATCAAGGTCCGATTATCGGAGTAGTCGGCTCTACACCGCCACATTTGTTGAAGGACTCACAACGCACGAAGCCAATGCCGATCACGGAAATGTATATCGATGTCGGCGCTGACGATAAAGAAGATTGCTTTGCGTTAGGTGTAAAGCCTGGTCAGCCGATTGTGCCAGAATGCCCGTTTACACCAATGGCGAACGAAAAGAAAATTTTGGCGAAAGCATGGGATAACCGTTACGGAGTCGGCTTGTCGATCGAATTGCTTGAAGCTATAAAAGGGAAAGCTTTGCCGAACACTGTTTATTCAGGCGCAACTGTGCAAGAGGAAGTCGGCACCCGGGGAGCGCAAACGGCAAGCAATATGATTCAGCCTGATGTCAGCTATGTCCTTGATGCCAGCCCTGCAAATGACGCTACTGGAGGGAAGGACGCTTTTGGCCATCTTGGCAAAGGCGCATTGCTTCGCATCTTTGATAGGACGATGATTACACATAAAGGTATGCGTGATTTTGTTCTTGATACAGCAGAAAGCCATAATATTCCTTATCAGTACTTTGTCGCGGCAGGGGGAACGGATGGAGGCCGGATTCACACTTCTGGCAACGGTGTGCCTACAGCGGTTATTGGCGTGTGTGCACGCTATATCCACACATCGGGATCGATTCTACATGTTGACGATTATGCCGCTGCAAAAGAATTGTTGACGAAGCTTGTCCTTGCTACAGACAAAACGACTTATGAAAGTTTGATTGCGTTTGAATAGCGCAATGAGGAACAAAAAAGCAGCAGTCGGCTCGAAAAACCGCGCCAAAGTCCATGCCGTCCAAGACGTTTTGATCCAGGAATTCATTGAAGTCGTCTCTGTTGCTGCCTTGTCGCAAGTTGCGGCACAGCCATTTTCGGATGATGAGACGAAAGAGGGCGCTGTAAACCGCGCCCGTGGAGCGCTAGACGCTACAGATGCTGACTTTGGTTTTGGTTTGGAAGGGGGTGTCTCGGAATGGCAAGGGACGCTTTACTTGTGCAACTGGGGCGCCCTTGCCACCCGTTCTGGACAATTATATACGGCAGCGGGCTTGCGCTTGCCTTTGCCGAATGACATAGCCGCCCTTCTTTACAATGGGCTTGAACTAAGCGAGGCGCTAAAACAAGCCGTCCCTGATGTTGATGTTAGCCAAGGCGCCGTCGGCTATTTAACAAACGGTCTGCTTACCCGAAAAACGATGTTTTCTGAAGTGGTTCGTGCTTGTTATGGACAGTATATGCTCGCAACTGACAAACTTCATTAAAGAACCAGCCCCCGTGGATTGAGGGGGCTGGCAATGTCAGACTGTAGACAAATGCTCGCGTACGTCGTCGTTTGCTCGGCATATACTCATAAACCCACGTTCTATCCGCATCTTCCCACGCCTGCACTTCTCGTCTGAGAAGCGTTTTCTTTTTAGCATGGCAATTTTAGTCCTCTTCAAATACATAAGATAGGGCGGCAATCGCTTGCGCCGGCGTTTCGACAACCACTTGTGCTTTGTTAGACAGCTCTTTTAAAGCGTGGTGAAGCTTTTCTGGGCGAATCAAAATTAACGGTTTTCCGGCTTCAATAGCAGTTGCGGCATCCATGGCTGTATTCCATTGCCTGTAATCCTCGCCGAAAAGAGCAATGACCGCGTCTGCGCGCTGAAGCCAGATCCGCGTACGAAAATTATTAATGCTTGAGGCAGCTTCGTCGCGTAATACAGCGTTTGGCTGTTTGCCAAGAATGTCTTCGCCGATCGCATCGCTTTTGCTGTGATTTTCCATCGGGCCTTTAAAAAAAATAGGCAATTGTTTTTCACTTGCCAAGCGCTTTATCTCTTCGCGCCAGTCAGAGTGGATTTCCCCAGCCAAATAAACAACAAGTTCCATACAAAAATGCCTCCTTATTTTCCCAGACTGTAGACAAAACCTCGCAGCCTTCGTTTCGTCTTGTTTATATCCTTTAAAACGAGCGTTCCATGTGCGCGAAAACGGCTGCCTCTGAACAGCGTTCTATTTACATATTTGCGCTAGTTACGTGCCTCGGCTGACAAGCGTTTTCGATCAGTCTGTTGGTACATATCCAGTTCCAACAGAAGTTAGAACGTATGTTTTCTTTAGCTAGTATAACATAAGAAGAAGCAAAGAGAGCAACATAATGGTTGATTTCGTTTCCGTCTCTCTCGAATTTTAAAAAAAGTGTCTTGTCACATGAATAGTCATAGGATATGCTAAAGAGCGGACAGTCATTATAAAAGGAGAGGGCATCTTGCTGGAATTTTTACGTAAAAAGGGAGTCAACCCTTCTTGGCATTTATATTTCATTAAAGCAATGGGGCAAATGACATTTGGGTTGTTTGCGACTCTTATTATTGGGCTTATTATCAAAACGGCAGGCGAACAGTTTGGCATAGCCGCTTTTTTGGAAATTGGCGAACTAGCCATGGATTTATACGGGGCAGCGATAGGAGCGGCAGTCGCACTTGCCCTAGGAGCTCCTTCGTTTGTCGTTTTGGCGACCATTGTTTGCGGTACAGCCGGGGCGGTGTACGGCGGGCCTGCGGGTAGTTTTTTAGCCGCCGTTGTTGCTGCCGAAACAGGCAAGCTTGTGTTTGGTTCGACTAAAGTAGATATTCTCGTTACGCCAATTGTAACGATCGTGAGCGGCTTTGTCGTCGCCTGGCTTTTAGGGCCTGCTATTTCATTTGTGATGGAATCGATTAGCGGGGCGATTGCCTGGGCGACAGACCAACAGCCCTTGATGATGAGCATAGTGGTGGCGATCCTGATGGGGTGGGCATTGACTGCGCCGATCTCAAGCGCTGCGATTGGTCTCATGCTTGGGTTAGAAGGGGTGGTTGCTTGTGCAGCTGCTATTGGCTGCGCAGGGCAAATGGTCGGTTTTGCGGTGGCCAGCTTCCGTGAAAACCGTTTTGGCGGGTTGCTTGCTCTTGGCATCGGTACATCGATGTTGCAAATGCCAAATATTTTAAAAAACCCTCTTATTCTTATTCCACCAACCATTGCAGGAGCCGTAAGCGCCCCAATCGGTACGATTTGGTTTGGGCTTCTTAACAATGCTGCCGGTTCTGGCATGGGGACTAGCGGCCTTGTCGGGCCGCTCATGACGTTTACGGAGATGGGCTATTCTGGATCGCTTTTCATTCAAGTCATTCTGTGCTATGTTATTATTCCAGCGGTTTGCGCTTTCATCGTGTCAGAATGGATGCGCCGCAAGGGCTGGATTAAATGGAATGATATGCACATCTCTTTCAATTAAAGGAGCGTATAGCGATGGAACACATTCAATCTGAACAGCAATTTGACGAAATAAAAGCGAACGAAACAGCTGTTTTTCTATTTTCTGCAGACTGGTGCCCTGATTGCCGGGTTATTGAGCCGATTCTGCCGCGAATCGAGGTCGATTTTCCAACGTTTACATTTTATTATATTGACCGCGATAAATTTATTGATGTTTGTGCAGCACACGACATTTTTGGCATTCCAAGCTTTTTAGTATATGCAAACGGCAAAGAAGTCGATCGTTTCGTTTCCAAAGACCGCAAAACTGAAGAAGAAATCGTCGCTTTCTTAACAAAAGCTGAAGCAGCGATTGATTGATAACAAGCTGGAGGGCATCCTTCAGCTTTTGTTTATTCGCTTTTCCGTTTATCGCCAAACATGTTAAACTAGAGGTGGAAAAAAGGAGGAAGAAGCGTGGACTTGCAAACTTTCCGGAAACAAATTGAGAAAAAGTTGCAGCGGGACGGTTGGACAATCCGCTATGACCATAAAGAATCAACATTGCGTATCGAAGACAAGGCGACTAAAAAAGGGGCAACACTTGCTTTAAAGCCTTTGCTTGCCAAATGGGAGCGAGAGGAATATGCGGCTGTCGACGAGGCGCTTCGCACTGTCGCGGTTGGCCTTGAATCAATGGCGAAAGCCGTTCACCTTAATGGAAACGAAAAAAACATTTTTCCAGTGATTCGCGCGGCTTCATTCCCAGACAAAACAAAGGACGGAAAAACGCTTGTTTACCAAAAACATACAGCAGAAACGAGAATTTATTATGCCGTTGATTTAGGAGAGACATATACGCTTATTACAGATGACCTTCTCAATGAGAGCGGCTGGGAGTTAAAGGCATTAGCAGAAATGGCCACATTCAATGTCCGTTCCTTGCCACAGCCGTTTAAAGAGGATGAAGTTGCAGGGAACCGTTTTTATTTTCTTTCGGCCAATGATGGGTATGACGCAAGTCGGATTTTGGACCAGTCGCTTGTGCAGCGCATGGAACAAAAGGCAGTTGGGCAGCTTGTAGTCGCAATTCCCCATCAAGATGCGCTCATTTTTGCTGATATTCAAAACGACACTGGGTACGATGTACTAGGCCAAATGGCATTGCAATTCTTTGGCGGGGGGCGTATTCCTGTGACTGCGTTGCCTTTTATTGTTGAAAATGGGGAACTTGAACCGGTCTTTATAATGGCGCAAAAAAAGCCTAAAGGCTGATGGGGCGAAACGAGAACCTATGCTATACTAGGTTGGTCTAGGCGTTCGCTTATACACGCTGAAAACGAGTAAGGAGAATAAAACATGAACGTATTTTATAATGAAAAAGGCATTGGCGATGTCCTAATGGTTACTGTTCAAGATATAAGACGCGATGCACAAGTCGTTGAGAAAAACGGCGATGTCGTCGTTATTTTGAATAAAAGCAATCAAGAAATTGCTGGCATAAACGTATTCCACGCCTCTTCTTATGGAGCCATTAGCGGAGTTGGTGCGATAGAGCTCGATGAAGGCATAAAAGCGCTCCTAAAAGAAGCGTGCGACAAAAATGGTGTCGCTCTTGAAATGGAATGGGAGCAGAAACCTGCTTTTGTTGTCGGTTATGTAGAAGAAAAAGAGAAGCACCCTAATGCAGACAAGCTTTCTGTATGCCGTGTAAACATCGGCACTGAAACATTGCAAATTGTTTGCGGTGCCCCGAATGTGGCCCAAGGCCAGAAAGTAGTTGTCGCGCTCGTTGGTGCCGTTATGCCAAGCGGGCTTGTCATTAAGGAAGCAACGCTGCGTGGTGTCGCGTCTTCCGGTATGATTTGCTCAGCAAAAGAATTAGGGCTCGAAAATGCCCCGGCAGAAAAAGGCATTCTTGTTTTGAGTGACGATGAAGTGGTCGGCACACCCTTTTTGCGGTAGCCTAAAAACGAAATGGCTGGCTGAATGAGGCCAGCTTTTTATGTAGAATGAGGCTAAAGGAATAATCGCGATATAAGGTGGTGAAAGAATGAACATATGGAAAAAATGGCTTGACTGGGTTAAAGGATTGAGCGAAGACGAGGATGATGAGGAAAACAACGATTATAGGCGAAATATGGAAACTATACAGAAGTCAATACAGAGACCGGAACGTGAGAACAACGAGCCTTCTGAGTTAGAAGAAGCACGCATGACTTACCGCTACGCCAATTCAAATGGGGAATGGCCAATTTCCAAGAAGAAAGCAGGGCGTGTTGCAGCGACAGAACCGCCTTCTCGAAAAAAGGAAAGGCAAGAAGAGAAGCGGGACGAGCTGCCAAAAGTGGTACAAAAGAAAAAATCTGCCGCCGGCAAAGAGCTGTTTCAAGGGACATTTAAGTCGACAGAAATCCCTTCTCCTGTCCACGGCATTCAGAAACCGGAAAAAACACATGAAAACAGCGATTACGACTGGCTTATTTTTTCTACGAAGGATAAGCAAGCTGAATATGCAGAGCGCCTGTTACACCGGCCTAGGTCTCCGCAAATTGATAGCAAGCCTGCTTTTTTGCGCAAAGAATCGCGCTCCCTTGAAGAAGACGTGTTGAAGCGGCTGCGTGAACATGCCCTACAGTCGCTGCCACTTGCCGACGATCAAGCACAGCAACAACAAAGCAAGGAAATTCGTTCCCAAGAAGAGGCAAGTGGTGACGAAAAAGAGCGTACATATGAACACGAGAAAGCAGATATGGATGATGGAGAAGCAATCGTTGAGACCGAAGCTATGCCGGGCGAAACAAGCCAAGTGGAAGCAAACGATCGGCATGGGTACGAGGAAGCGGAGATTGATGATGCAGAGATAATGGTGGAAACCGACGCGTTGCCGAGTGAAACAGACCAAGAAGAAGCAAACGAACGGCATAGGTACGAGGAACAGGAGCTTAATGATGCAGAGGTAATGGGTGAAACCGACTTGTTGCCGGGCGAAATGGACCAAGAAGAAGCGAACGAACGGCATGGGTACGAAGAACAGGAGCTTAATGATGCAGAGGTAATCGCTGAAACCGACGCGTTGCCGGGCGAAATGGACCAAGAAGAAGCGAACGAACCGTATAATAGAACGGAAATCGACCCAACTGCTGAAATTTCGGCTCCTATTAACCGTGGTGCCGCGGAGAATGAAAGACAAGAGACAAAGCCGATTCAGGCCATAAGTGATGATCCGACAATATCAACTAGAGAGAACGAAGAAGCACAAGCCAAGCCTAGTGAAAAAACAGTTTCCCTTAGCAGTGAAACGAAAAAGCAAGATAGGCTAAGTAACCGAACGAGCAATGACAATACGCAGCCTGGCATTCCTTATAATGTGCTGATGTTGCCAAAGGACCGTAAAAAAGCGCCTATTAAAAAAGGGCAGCACACAAAAAATGGCTACGAAGCGCCACCGCTTCATTTGCTAAAGGTTCCGGAAAAAATCGATCAAGATGATTCTCTTTGGCTTGACGAGCAAGCGCAATTGCTTGAAGAAACGTTATCAAGTTTCCATGTTGATGCAAAAGTCGTCAACCGGACAAAAGGGCCGGCAGTAACGCGTTTTGA is a genomic window of Shouchella clausii containing:
- a CDS encoding DNA translocase FtsK gives rise to the protein MNIWKKWLDWVKGLSEDEDDEENNDYRRNMETIQKSIQRPERENNEPSELEEARMTYRYANSNGEWPISKKKAGRVAATEPPSRKKERQEEKRDELPKVVQKKKSAAGKELFQGTFKSTEIPSPVHGIQKPEKTHENSDYDWLIFSTKDKQAEYAERLLHRPRSPQIDSKPAFLRKESRSLEEDVLKRLREHALQSLPLADDQAQQQQSKEIRSQEEASGDEKERTYEHEKADMDDGEAIVETEAMPGETSQVEANDRHGYEEAEIDDAEIMVETDALPSETDQEEANERHRYEEQELNDAEVMGETDLLPGEMDQEEANERHGYEEQELNDAEVIAETDALPGEMDQEEANEPYNRTEIDPTAEISAPINRGAAENERQETKPIQAISDDPTISTRENEEAQAKPSEKTVSLSSETKKQDRLSNRTSNDNTQPGIPYNVLMLPKDRKKAPIKKGQHTKNGYEAPPLHLLKVPEKIDQDDSLWLDEQAQLLEETLSSFHVDAKVVNRTKGPAVTRFEVQPARGVKVNKVTNLTDDIKLALAAKDIRMEAPIPGKNAIGIEVPNRTSAPVMLREILRRDVFRQPDSPLTVGLGLDISGQPIVTDLKKMPHGLVAGATGSGKSVCINSILVSLLYKASPDEVKLLLVDPKMVELATYQEVPHLVAPVITDPKQATAALKWVVQEMERRYELFSQRGVRDISKYNQRFSENGKPALPYLLVVIDELADLMMVSPQDVEDAICRIAQKARACGIHLLLATQRPSVDVITGLIKANIPTRIAFAVASQTDSRTILDMGGAERLLGKGDMLFHENGSPKPIRVQGTFVSDEEIEDVVAYAKQYGKPEYLFDTETIERTLLQEEEEDELLEEACFYAVEQGTVSASSIQRRFRVGYNRAARLMEMMEARKIVSGAMGSKPRHVLASEEDVRELFGTTTETART
- a CDS encoding thioredoxin family protein, encoding MEHIQSEQQFDEIKANETAVFLFSADWCPDCRVIEPILPRIEVDFPTFTFYYIDRDKFIDVCAAHDIFGIPSFLVYANGKEVDRFVSKDRKTEEEIVAFLTKAEAAID
- a CDS encoding YtoQ family protein yields the protein MELVVYLAGEIHSDWREEIKRLASEKQLPIFFKGPMENHSKSDAIGEDILGKQPNAVLRDEAASSINNFRTRIWLQRADAVIALFGEDYRQWNTAMDAATAIEAGKPLILIRPEKLHHALKELSNKAQVVVETPAQAIAALSYVFEED
- the ytpR gene encoding YtpR family tRNA-binding protein — translated: MNVFYNEKGIGDVLMVTVQDIRRDAQVVEKNGDVVVILNKSNQEIAGINVFHASSYGAISGVGAIELDEGIKALLKEACDKNGVALEMEWEQKPAFVVGYVEEKEKHPNADKLSVCRVNIGTETLQIVCGAPNVAQGQKVVVALVGAVMPSGLVIKEATLRGVASSGMICSAKELGLENAPAEKGILVLSDDEVVGTPFLR
- a CDS encoding DUF1444 domain-containing protein produces the protein MDLQTFRKQIEKKLQRDGWTIRYDHKESTLRIEDKATKKGATLALKPLLAKWEREEYAAVDEALRTVAVGLESMAKAVHLNGNEKNIFPVIRAASFPDKTKDGKTLVYQKHTAETRIYYAVDLGETYTLITDDLLNESGWELKALAEMATFNVRSLPQPFKEDEVAGNRFYFLSANDGYDASRILDQSLVQRMEQKAVGQLVVAIPHQDALIFADIQNDTGYDVLGQMALQFFGGGRIPVTALPFIVENGELEPVFIMAQKKPKG
- a CDS encoding PTS transporter subunit IIC — translated: MLEFLRKKGVNPSWHLYFIKAMGQMTFGLFATLIIGLIIKTAGEQFGIAAFLEIGELAMDLYGAAIGAAVALALGAPSFVVLATIVCGTAGAVYGGPAGSFLAAVVAAETGKLVFGSTKVDILVTPIVTIVSGFVVAWLLGPAISFVMESISGAIAWATDQQPLMMSIVVAILMGWALTAPISSAAIGLMLGLEGVVACAAAIGCAGQMVGFAVASFRENRFGGLLALGIGTSMLQMPNILKNPLILIPPTIAGAVSAPIGTIWFGLLNNAAGSGMGTSGLVGPLMTFTEMGYSGSLFIQVILCYVIIPAVCAFIVSEWMRRKGWIKWNDMHISFN